In Polaromonas sp. JS666, one genomic interval encodes:
- a CDS encoding cytochrome C oxidase subunit IV family protein, with protein sequence MSSSPSPSSSPSSTGQQHPIGLYLKVWGLLFVLSTMSYLVDYFHFQGYLRWGLILVFMLLKAGLIVAVFMHMAWERLALVYAILVPPLAVLVLVGLMAAEADHTFLTRLLFFR encoded by the coding sequence ATGTCCTCCTCCCCATCGCCATCCTCATCGCCATCCTCCACCGGCCAGCAGCATCCGATCGGCCTGTACCTCAAGGTCTGGGGTCTGCTCTTCGTGCTCAGCACCATGTCCTACCTGGTGGATTATTTCCACTTCCAGGGCTATCTGCGCTGGGGCCTGATCCTGGTCTTCATGCTGCTCAAGGCAGGGCTCATCGTTGCGGTGTTCATGCACATGGCCTGGGAGCGGCTGGCACTGGTCTATGCCATCCTGGTTCCGCCGCTGGCCGTGCTGGTGCTGGTCGGCCTGATGGCTGCCGAGGCTGACCACACCTTCCTCACCCGGTTGCTGTTTTTCCGCTAG
- a CDS encoding MFS transporter, translated as MPEEPLKATPLSAAESLSPWTPITYPVFRMLWSTWLVANICMWMNDVAAAWMMTSMTTTPLWVALVQSASTLPVFLLGLPSGALADILDRRRYFIMTQFWIAGVATLLCIAVISDVMTPPLLLALTFANGIGLAMRWPVFAAIVPELVPRPQLPAALALNGVSMNASRIIGPLVAGALIAGAGTAWVFVLNAVLSVISGFIIMRWRRDHVPSPLGRERLVSAMRVGLQFVRQSHRLRAVLVRVSLFFLHSTALLALLPLVARNLHGGGAGTFTLLLASMGAGAIIAAMYLPRLRQMMPRDTLVLRATVLQSASTAVMALAPNIYIAVPAMLLNGMAWISCANSLSVSAQLSLPDWVRARGMSMYQMAIMGASALGAALWGQVATLTSVPTGLLVAALSGTVTMLLAQRWVTDLSIEEDLTPSRQFKVPVADVPPGAGHVVVTIEYLIDPARADDFRALMQESRRSRLRQGALDWALLRDIGNPGRYIEQIIDESWTEHLRRFDRVTASDVALRERKLAFHIGDEPPLVTRSVVESPGRG; from the coding sequence ATGCCCGAAGAACCACTCAAGGCAACGCCACTGTCCGCCGCTGAATCGCTGTCGCCGTGGACGCCCATCACCTACCCGGTATTCCGCATGCTGTGGAGCACCTGGCTGGTGGCCAACATCTGCATGTGGATGAACGACGTGGCCGCCGCGTGGATGATGACGTCCATGACCACCACGCCGCTCTGGGTGGCGCTGGTGCAGTCGGCCTCGACCCTGCCGGTGTTCCTGCTCGGCCTGCCCAGCGGCGCGCTGGCCGACATCCTGGACCGGCGGCGCTACTTCATCATGACGCAGTTCTGGATTGCCGGCGTGGCGACGCTGCTGTGCATCGCCGTGATCTCGGACGTGATGACGCCGCCGCTGCTGCTGGCCCTGACCTTCGCCAACGGCATCGGGCTGGCCATGCGCTGGCCAGTGTTCGCCGCCATCGTGCCCGAACTGGTGCCGCGCCCGCAGTTGCCGGCCGCGCTGGCCTTGAACGGTGTGTCCATGAATGCCTCGCGCATCATCGGCCCGCTGGTGGCCGGCGCACTGATTGCCGGTGCCGGCACCGCCTGGGTATTTGTGCTCAATGCCGTGCTGTCGGTCATCTCGGGCTTCATCATCATGCGCTGGCGGCGCGACCATGTACCCAGCCCGCTGGGGCGTGAGCGCCTGGTCAGCGCCATGCGCGTGGGACTGCAGTTTGTCCGTCAGTCGCACCGCCTGCGGGCCGTGCTGGTACGCGTCTCGCTGTTTTTCCTGCATTCCACCGCCCTGCTGGCGCTGCTGCCGCTGGTGGCGCGCAACCTGCACGGCGGCGGTGCCGGCACCTTCACGCTGCTGCTGGCCTCGATGGGGGCGGGGGCCATCATCGCCGCCATGTACCTGCCGCGCCTGCGCCAGATGATGCCGCGCGACACGCTGGTGCTGCGCGCCACCGTGCTGCAGTCGGCCTCCACCGCCGTCATGGCGCTGGCGCCGAATATCTATATCGCCGTGCCGGCCATGCTGCTCAATGGCATGGCCTGGATCTCCTGCGCCAATTCGCTCAGCGTCTCGGCCCAACTGTCGCTGCCTGACTGGGTGCGCGCACGCGGCATGTCGATGTACCAGATGGCGATCATGGGCGCCAGCGCCCTCGGCGCCGCGCTGTGGGGCCAGGTAGCCACGCTCACCAGCGTGCCGACGGGCCTGCTGGTGGCCGCGCTGAGCGGCACCGTCACCATGCTGCTGGCCCAGCGCTGGGTCACGGACCTCAGCATCGAGGAAGACCTGACACCATCACGTCAATTCAAGGTGCCGGTGGCCGACGTGCCGCCCGGTGCGGGCCATGTGGTGGTCACCATTGAATACCTGATAGACCCGGCCCGTGCCGACGACTTTCGCGCGCTGATGCAGGAAAGCCGCCGCAGCCGCCTGCGCCAGGGAGCACTCGACTGGGCGCTGCTGCGCGACATCGGCAACCCGGGCCGCTACATCGAACAGATCATTGACGAGTCATGGACCGAACACCTGCGGCGCTTTGACCGCGTGACCGCCAGCGACGTGGCCTTGCGCGAACGCAAACTCGCCTTTCATATCGGCGACGAGCCGCCACTGGTGACCCGCAGCGTGGTCGAGTCGCCAGGGCGGGGCTAA
- a CDS encoding antibiotic biosynthesis monooxygenase family protein, whose protein sequence is MIAATPPAPYYAVIFTSLRAEGDKGYGDMSDRMMELAVQQSGFLGAESAREDVGITVSYWQDLASIKAWKAHAEHLIAQQTGRSDWYTQYKTRIAKVERDYGFDKAAA, encoded by the coding sequence GTGATTGCAGCCACTCCCCCAGCCCCTTACTACGCCGTCATCTTCACCTCACTGCGCGCCGAGGGCGACAAGGGTTACGGCGACATGTCGGACCGCATGATGGAGCTCGCTGTTCAGCAGTCGGGTTTTCTCGGCGCGGAGTCAGCCCGTGAAGACGTGGGCATTACCGTGAGCTATTGGCAGGATCTCGCATCCATCAAAGCCTGGAAGGCCCATGCCGAGCACCTGATTGCACAACAAACCGGTCGCAGCGACTGGTACACCCAGTACAAAACGCGCATTGCAAAGGTTGAACGCGATTACGGCTTCGACAAGGCCGCCGCATAG
- a CDS encoding heme-copper oxidase subunit III family protein gives MDTTIPMASPPSAAVSAASAGVGWRGLVSDWSSDREAFHVSWGKAMMWIFLLSDTFIFSCFLTGYMTVRVSTTVPWPNPSQVFALHVGGTEVPLLLIAIMTFVLISSSGTMAMAVNCAYRRDRINAAVLMIVTATLGETFVAMQAFEWSKLILEEGVRPWGNPMGAAQFGSAFFMITGFHGLHVTAGVIYLLVVATRLLRGRYEQSGNYQIVEIVGLYWHFVDLVWVFIFAFFYLW, from the coding sequence ATGGACACCACGATACCAATGGCTTCACCCCCAAGCGCTGCCGTTAGCGCCGCCAGCGCGGGAGTCGGCTGGCGCGGGCTGGTGTCCGACTGGTCGTCCGACCGCGAGGCTTTCCACGTCTCGTGGGGCAAGGCGATGATGTGGATCTTCCTGCTCAGCGACACCTTCATCTTCAGCTGCTTCCTCACGGGCTACATGACGGTGCGCGTCTCGACCACCGTGCCCTGGCCCAACCCCAGCCAGGTGTTCGCCCTGCACGTGGGCGGCACGGAGGTGCCCCTGCTGCTGATCGCCATCATGACCTTTGTGCTCATCAGCAGCAGCGGCACCATGGCCATGGCGGTGAACTGCGCTTACCGGCGTGACCGCATCAACGCGGCCGTGCTGATGATTGTGACTGCCACGCTGGGCGAGACCTTCGTCGCCATGCAGGCCTTCGAATGGTCCAAGCTGATACTCGAGGAGGGCGTGCGGCCCTGGGGCAACCCCATGGGCGCGGCCCAGTTCGGCTCGGCCTTCTTCATGATCACCGGCTTTCACGGCCTGCACGTGACCGCCGGCGTCATCTACCTGCTGGTGGTGGCCACACGCCTGCTGCGCGGCCGCTACGAACAGTCGGGCAACTACCAGATCGTGGAGATCGTCGGCCTGTACTGGCACTTCGTCGACCTCGTCTGGGTGTTCATCTTTGCGTTTTTCTATCTCTGGTGA
- a CDS encoding ABC transporter ATP-binding protein/permease: MNVPSPAGFLAKFSAFRLFGARVWALSAPYFKSEDKWKARGLLLAIVVLNLGAVYMLVLLNEWNRVFYDALQNKDAAVFWTQLGRFTYLAFAFILIAVYRFYLTQLLEVRWRAWMTTHYLKRWLADHAFYKLELGRFTGAAKDALNTKDNPDNPDQRIQEDINLFTSYSISLSMGLLNAVVTLLSFVGILWSLSGAFAFTLGGTSYSIPGFMVWMAVLYCTLGSVLTHYIGRPQIRLNFLQQRYEADFRHHMVRVREYSEAIALDKGETVERAHLDTRFSAVLANYLLLIKKQKNLVWFTNFFGQAAVVFPFVVAAPRFFSGAIQLGELMQIASAFGRVQDSLSWLVDNYSSLAAWRATTDRLTSFEDNIAAMTQQGRAQLATNLVANEAAPLAAADTLAARDLTLALPSGATLLSGVSVQAGPGESVLIKGPSGSGKSTLFRALAGIWPFSRGQTQLPHDAMFIPQRPYFPDGALRDALAYPQPAAQYSDDALKQALADALLPQLASRLDDKDAWTQKLSGGEQQRLAIARVLLKKPAWIFADEATSALDEAAEKTLYEKLLAHVKALHGGIVSIAHRPTAAAFHSRLWELEKLPPGGPVLYRLHESRPQQTL; encoded by the coding sequence ATGAATGTTCCAAGCCCCGCCGGCTTCCTAGCCAAATTCAGCGCCTTCAGGCTGTTCGGCGCACGCGTCTGGGCCCTGTCGGCGCCTTACTTCAAGTCGGAAGACAAATGGAAAGCGCGCGGCCTGCTGCTGGCCATCGTGGTGCTGAACCTGGGCGCGGTGTACATGCTGGTGCTGCTCAATGAGTGGAACCGGGTCTTTTACGACGCCCTGCAAAACAAGGATGCGGCGGTGTTCTGGACGCAGCTGGGCCGCTTTACCTACCTGGCGTTTGCCTTCATCCTGATTGCGGTCTACCGCTTCTACCTCACCCAGTTGCTGGAGGTGCGCTGGCGCGCCTGGATGACGACACACTACCTGAAACGCTGGCTCGCCGACCACGCGTTTTACAAGCTGGAGTTGGGCCGCTTCACCGGCGCAGCCAAAGACGCGCTGAACACGAAGGACAACCCGGACAACCCGGACCAGCGTATCCAGGAAGACATCAACCTCTTCACTTCCTACAGCATTTCACTGAGCATGGGCCTGCTCAATGCGGTGGTCACGCTGCTCAGCTTTGTCGGCATTCTCTGGTCGCTGTCGGGCGCCTTCGCATTCACACTGGGCGGCACCAGCTACAGCATTCCGGGTTTCATGGTCTGGATGGCGGTGCTTTACTGCACCCTGGGCAGCGTGCTCACGCACTACATCGGCCGCCCGCAGATCAGGCTCAACTTCCTGCAGCAGCGTTATGAAGCCGATTTTCGCCACCACATGGTGCGGGTGCGCGAATACAGCGAGGCGATCGCGCTGGACAAGGGCGAAACCGTGGAGCGTGCGCACCTGGACACCCGCTTTTCCGCCGTGCTGGCCAACTACCTGCTGCTGATCAAAAAGCAGAAAAACCTGGTGTGGTTCACCAACTTCTTTGGCCAGGCCGCCGTGGTGTTTCCCTTTGTCGTCGCGGCACCGCGTTTTTTCAGCGGCGCCATCCAGCTGGGCGAGCTGATGCAGATCGCGTCGGCGTTCGGGCGGGTGCAGGACTCGCTGAGCTGGCTGGTCGACAACTACAGCAGCCTGGCCGCGTGGCGCGCCACGACCGACCGCCTGACCAGTTTTGAAGACAACATTGCGGCGATGACCCAACAAGGACGCGCGCAGCTGGCGACCAATCTGGTTGCGAACGAGGCGGCCCCCCTGGCTGCCGCCGACACGCTGGCCGCCCGCGACCTGACCCTGGCTCTGCCCTCGGGCGCCACGCTGCTGAGCGGCGTGTCCGTGCAGGCCGGTCCTGGCGAAAGCGTGCTCATCAAAGGGCCGTCGGGCAGCGGCAAGTCCACGCTGTTCCGGGCGCTGGCGGGCATCTGGCCGTTCTCGCGGGGCCAGACCCAGCTGCCGCACGATGCGATGTTCATTCCGCAGCGGCCCTACTTCCCCGACGGCGCGCTGCGCGATGCGCTGGCTTACCCGCAACCGGCCGCGCAGTACAGTGATGACGCCCTGAAGCAGGCGCTGGCGGACGCGCTGCTGCCCCAGCTGGCCAGCCGGCTGGACGACAAGGATGCCTGGACCCAGAAGCTGTCAGGCGGCGAGCAGCAGCGGCTGGCGATTGCCCGGGTGCTGCTGAAAAAGCCCGCCTGGATCTTTGCCGACGAAGCGACCAGCGCGCTGGACGAAGCGGCCGAGAAAACGCTGTATGAAAAACTGCTGGCGCATGTGAAGGCCCTGCATGGCGGCATCGTCTCGATTGCCCACCGCCCCACGGCGGCGGCCTTTCACAGCCGACTCTGGGAGCTGGAAAAATTGCCGCCGGGTGGACCCGTGCTCTACCGGCTGCATGAAAGCCGGCCGCAGCAGACCCTCTGA
- a CDS encoding ribonuclease activity regulator RraA, translating into MPQTPVIPLNPEVIETLKRITTATLTTVLLKKGLRNVWMRGTRPLRPDQPRQVGRAFTLRFVPAREDLATPASWGAPISTRAAIEAMPEGVVAVVGALGVTDAGIFGDILCARMQKRGVAALVTDGVVRDLSGVLDTGLPVWCQGTAAPASVAGLTFVNWQEPVGCGGVAVFPNDVVVVDTDGAVLIPAALVDEVVEAAVEHERLEEWIMQQVSQGSPLPGLYPPNEENRARYDAWRRGA; encoded by the coding sequence ATGCCACAGACCCCGGTCATCCCGCTGAACCCAGAAGTCATCGAAACACTCAAGCGCATCACCACCGCCACGCTGACCACGGTCCTGCTCAAAAAGGGCCTGCGCAATGTCTGGATGCGCGGCACGCGCCCTCTGCGCCCGGACCAGCCGCGCCAGGTGGGGCGTGCCTTCACGCTGCGGTTTGTGCCGGCCCGTGAAGACTTGGCCACGCCGGCCTCGTGGGGCGCTCCGATTTCGACGCGCGCGGCCATCGAGGCCATGCCCGAGGGCGTGGTTGCGGTGGTGGGCGCCCTCGGCGTGACCGATGCCGGCATCTTCGGCGACATTCTCTGCGCCCGCATGCAAAAGCGCGGTGTGGCCGCGCTGGTGACCGATGGCGTGGTGCGCGACCTGTCGGGCGTGCTGGACACCGGCTTGCCTGTCTGGTGCCAGGGCACGGCCGCCCCCGCGTCGGTGGCGGGACTCACGTTTGTCAACTGGCAGGAGCCCGTGGGCTGCGGCGGTGTCGCAGTGTTCCCCAACGATGTGGTCGTTGTCGATACCGACGGCGCGGTGCTGATTCCGGCAGCGCTGGTCGACGAGGTGGTCGAAGCGGCGGTGGAGCATGAACGCCTCGAGGAGTGGATCATGCAGCAGGTGAGCCAGGGCTCGCCGCTGCCCGGCCTGTACCCGCCGAACGAGGAAAACCGGGCACGCTATGACGCCTGGCGGCGCGGCGCCTGA
- a CDS encoding bb3-type cytochrome oxidase subunit III — protein sequence MSAAVASGAWPPDRRAASTGTGLWTFMGVATALFTLFILAYAMRMDSGDWSPIAMPWQLWLSTALLVAGSLLLRRAAVAARSGHWAAVRMQLGAGGACALAFLGVQLWAWQVLQAAQVMPAGNPAASFFYLLTAMHGLHVIGGLAGWAVTARGVGRVAGPAFAWRVALCARYWHFLLGVWVVLFATLGWLTPEAVRWICGTG from the coding sequence ATGAGTGCCGCCGTGGCATCTGGCGCCTGGCCGCCCGACCGCCGCGCCGCCAGCACGGGTACCGGCCTGTGGACGTTCATGGGTGTTGCCACCGCCTTGTTCACGCTGTTCATTCTTGCCTACGCGATGCGCATGGACAGCGGCGATTGGTCGCCGATTGCGATGCCCTGGCAGTTGTGGCTTAGCACGGCGCTGCTGGTGGCCGGCAGCCTGCTGCTGCGGCGCGCCGCGGTGGCTGCGCGGAGTGGCCATTGGGCCGCGGTCCGCATGCAACTGGGGGCGGGCGGCGCCTGCGCGCTGGCGTTTCTGGGTGTGCAACTCTGGGCCTGGCAGGTGCTGCAAGCCGCGCAGGTGATGCCGGCCGGCAACCCGGCGGCCAGCTTCTTTTACCTGCTGACGGCCATGCACGGGCTCCACGTGATCGGGGGCCTGGCCGGCTGGGCGGTGACGGCGCGTGGCGTGGGCCGCGTGGCCGGCCCGGCCTTCGCCTGGCGCGTTGCGCTGTGCGCGCGCTACTGGCACTTCCTGCTGGGGGTGTGGGTGGTGCTGTTTGCGACGCTCGGCTGGCTGACGCCGGAAGCCGTGCGCTGGATCTGCGGCACGGGCTGA
- a CDS encoding 5'-nucleotidase, translating to MAANLDGQLVVAISSRALFDFEEENRIFESGLTQDAAPGAKKDAAYMKLQLERLDVPAKPGVAFSLVKKLLAFNDAPESQGEAASPAAPSQRVEVVILSRNDPVSGMRVFRSAQHYGLKIERGTFNRGEAPWRYLKPLHANLFLSAHLSDVRDALAAGVPAAQVYPHSVRASDAHPHEVRIAFDGDAVLFSDEAERVFQSQGLTAFQQHERDKATQPLLAGPFKPLLEALHRLQQAGTSRMRIRTALVTARSAPAHERAIRTLMDWNIEVDEAMFLGGLAKGEFLREFEPDFFFDDQTGHVHSAAQHVPSGHVASGVSNQLSPKGLPE from the coding sequence ATGGCAGCAAATCTGGACGGTCAGCTCGTGGTGGCGATCTCATCGCGCGCGCTGTTTGATTTCGAGGAAGAGAACCGTATTTTTGAGTCCGGCCTGACGCAGGATGCGGCGCCGGGCGCCAAAAAAGATGCAGCCTACATGAAGCTGCAGCTGGAGCGGCTCGACGTGCCGGCCAAGCCCGGCGTGGCGTTCTCGCTGGTCAAGAAACTGCTGGCGTTCAATGACGCCCCTGAAAGCCAGGGCGAAGCGGCCAGCCCGGCCGCGCCGAGCCAGCGGGTGGAAGTGGTGATCCTGTCGCGCAACGACCCGGTCTCGGGCATGCGGGTGTTCCGATCGGCGCAGCATTACGGCCTGAAAATTGAGCGCGGCACCTTCAACCGCGGCGAGGCGCCATGGCGCTACCTGAAGCCCCTGCATGCCAACCTGTTTTTGTCGGCCCACCTCAGCGATGTGCGCGACGCACTGGCTGCCGGCGTGCCCGCCGCGCAGGTATACCCGCACTCGGTGCGCGCCAGCGACGCGCATCCGCATGAAGTGCGCATTGCCTTTGACGGCGATGCGGTGCTGTTCTCCGACGAGGCCGAGCGCGTCTTCCAGTCGCAGGGCCTCACGGCCTTCCAGCAGCACGAACGCGACAAGGCCACGCAGCCGCTGCTGGCCGGGCCGTTCAAACCGCTGCTGGAGGCGCTGCACCGCCTGCAGCAGGCGGGCACTTCGCGCATGCGCATACGCACCGCGCTGGTCACCGCGCGCAGCGCCCCGGCGCACGAGCGCGCCATCCGCACGCTGATGGACTGGAACATCGAAGTCGATGAAGCGATGTTCCTGGGCGGGCTGGCCAAGGGCGAGTTCCTGCGCGAGTTCGAGCCCGATTTTTTCTTTGACGACCAGACTGGCCATGTGCACTCGGCGGCCCAGCATGTGCCCTCGGGCCACGTGGCCAGCGGCGTATCCAACCAGTTGTCACCAAAAGGTTTGCCAGAATGA
- a CDS encoding patatin-like phospholipase family protein yields MIDSGATPRRAKAPKQSSLARLKRLLGPRPAPAPESSPGTASKNWLGRRSSPDRVNLALQGGGAHGAFTWGVLDALLEDPRVQFEGLSGSSAGAMNAVVFADGWMKGQREGARQGLADFWGEVGKQMPWGMMTQGQGDAISLSPASKMLANWAGYFSPSQLNPLELNPLRDLLNRQVDFERLRAGSPFKLFIGTTQVNTGKLRVFREHELTAEVLLASACLPKIHHSVEIDGQPYWDGGYSANPAVFPLFYDCESRDVLLVLLSPLERDGTPRSVEEIEARIVELAFNATFMREMRMFAHATEFASPTFLTMGRLERRLQKMRFHMVDSAELVSLQRSETKLLAHGPFLELLRDQGRERAAAWLSTHYEGVGRRSTVDVKKWFS; encoded by the coding sequence TTGATCGACAGTGGAGCAACACCGCGACGCGCCAAGGCCCCGAAGCAGTCAAGCCTCGCGCGACTCAAGCGCCTGCTGGGCCCCCGCCCCGCGCCAGCCCCGGAATCCAGCCCGGGTACAGCCTCAAAAAACTGGCTGGGTCGGCGCTCTTCACCGGACCGGGTCAACCTGGCGCTTCAGGGCGGTGGTGCGCACGGGGCCTTCACCTGGGGCGTATTGGACGCGCTGCTCGAAGACCCGCGCGTCCAGTTCGAGGGCCTGAGCGGCAGCAGCGCCGGGGCCATGAATGCCGTGGTTTTTGCAGACGGCTGGATGAAGGGCCAGCGTGAGGGCGCGCGCCAGGGCCTGGCCGACTTCTGGGGCGAGGTCGGAAAGCAGATGCCCTGGGGCATGATGACCCAGGGACAGGGCGACGCCATCAGCCTGTCGCCGGCCAGCAAGATGCTGGCGAACTGGGCCGGGTATTTCTCGCCCTCGCAGCTCAACCCGCTGGAACTGAACCCCTTGCGCGACCTGCTCAACCGGCAGGTCGACTTCGAGCGCCTGCGTGCAGGCAGTCCGTTCAAGCTGTTCATTGGCACCACACAGGTGAACACCGGCAAGCTGCGCGTGTTTCGGGAACATGAACTCACGGCCGAGGTGTTGCTGGCCTCCGCCTGTCTGCCCAAGATCCATCACTCGGTGGAAATCGATGGCCAGCCGTATTGGGACGGCGGCTACTCGGCCAATCCGGCAGTGTTTCCGCTGTTCTACGACTGCGAGTCACGCGATGTGTTGCTGGTCCTGCTGAGCCCGCTTGAGCGCGATGGCACGCCGCGCAGCGTGGAGGAGATCGAGGCACGCATTGTGGAGCTGGCGTTCAACGCCACCTTCATGCGCGAGATGCGCATGTTCGCCCATGCGACGGAGTTTGCAAGCCCGACCTTCCTGACCATGGGACGGCTGGAGCGGCGATTGCAGAAGATGCGCTTTCACATGGTCGACTCCGCCGAGCTGGTGAGCCTGCAGCGCAGCGAGACCAAGCTGCTGGCGCACGGCCCGTTTCTGGAACTGTTGCGGGACCAGGGGCGCGAACGGGCGGCGGCCTGGCTCTCGACGCACTACGAGGGTGTTGGACGACGGTCAACGGTGGACGTGAAGAAGTGGTTCAGCTGA
- the queC gene encoding 7-cyano-7-deazaguanine synthase QueC, with the protein MHTSALVLFSGGQDSTTCLAQALSKYERVETVAFDYGQRHKVELDARLNVLREIKSRFPHWAPKLGEDHLLDLAVLGQVSDTSLTRDVAFKMENSGLPNTFVPGRNLLFLTLAAALAYRRDLQVLVTGVCETDFSGYPDCRDDTIKAMQLALSLGMDKRFLIETPLMWIDKADTWRLAHALGGQALVDLIIEHTHTCYLGDRTHRQAWGYGCGACPACELRARGYERYAAALSKP; encoded by the coding sequence ATGCATACCTCCGCACTCGTGCTGTTTTCCGGGGGGCAGGATTCGACCACCTGCCTGGCCCAGGCGCTCTCCAAATACGAGCGCGTGGAAACCGTCGCCTTTGACTACGGCCAGCGTCACAAGGTCGAGCTTGACGCACGCCTGAATGTGCTGCGCGAAATCAAAAGCCGGTTTCCGCACTGGGCGCCCAAGCTGGGCGAAGACCATCTGCTCGACCTGGCCGTGCTGGGGCAGGTGAGCGACACCTCGCTGACGCGCGACGTGGCCTTCAAGATGGAAAACTCGGGCCTGCCCAACACCTTTGTGCCGGGGCGCAACCTGCTGTTTCTCACGCTGGCGGCCGCGCTGGCTTACCGGCGCGATTTGCAGGTGCTGGTGACGGGTGTTTGCGAAACCGATTTTTCAGGCTACCCCGACTGCCGCGACGACACCATCAAGGCCATGCAGCTGGCGCTCTCGCTGGGCATGGACAAGCGCTTTTTGATCGAGACACCGCTGATGTGGATCGACAAGGCCGACACCTGGCGCCTGGCCCATGCGCTGGGCGGCCAGGCGCTGGTCGATCTGATCATCGAGCACACCCACACCTGCTACCTGGGTGACCGCACGCACCGGCAGGCCTGGGGTTATGGCTGTGGGGCATGCCCGGCCTGCGAGCTGCGGGCGCGCGGCTATGAGCGCTATGCGGCGGCCTTGTCGAAGCCGTAA
- a CDS encoding fumarylacetoacetate hydrolase family protein — MKNLLSLSATLPVDAPDALLIGRVWVEGSGPVLALVNPGGVFDLSSLAPTASQLLELPDLARAVRAAAPSLPRLAGTAEVLANSHADAHDPKLPWLLAPCDLQAIKAAGVTFVASMLERVIEEQAGGDASKAESVRRAVVDVMGENLSSIKPGSPEAAQLKEVLIVQGVWSQYLEVGIGPDAEIFTKSQPMSAVGTGAEVGLHPHSHWNNPEPEIVLAVNSRGEVQGASLGNDVNLRDFEGRSALLLGKAKDNNASCAIGPFIRLLDDHFTMDDVRSSELAMTVTGPEGFEMKGGSSLSLISRDPLDLVAQAIGANHQYPDGFMLFLGTMFAPTQDRHGPGQGFTHVVGDLVTVATPQLGSLVNRVTTSDKAAPWTFGVTALMQSLAGRGLL, encoded by the coding sequence ATGAAAAATTTATTGAGCCTGTCCGCGACCCTGCCTGTTGACGCCCCCGACGCACTGCTGATTGGCCGGGTCTGGGTCGAGGGTTCCGGCCCCGTGCTGGCGCTGGTCAATCCCGGCGGCGTGTTTGACCTCTCCAGCCTGGCGCCGACTGCGAGCCAGCTGCTGGAGTTGCCGGACCTGGCCAGGGCCGTGCGCGCTGCCGCGCCGTCGTTGCCGCGCCTGGCGGGCACGGCCGAGGTGCTGGCCAATTCGCATGCGGACGCGCACGACCCGAAACTGCCCTGGCTGCTCGCGCCGTGCGATCTGCAGGCCATCAAGGCGGCGGGGGTCACGTTTGTCGCTTCCATGCTGGAGCGGGTGATTGAAGAGCAGGCCGGCGGCGATGCCAGCAAGGCCGAGTCCGTGCGCCGCGCGGTGGTTGATGTGATGGGCGAGAACCTCAGCAGCATCAAGCCCGGTTCGCCGGAGGCGGCCCAGCTCAAGGAGGTGCTGATTGTCCAGGGCGTCTGGTCGCAATACCTGGAGGTCGGCATTGGGCCCGACGCGGAGATCTTCACCAAGAGCCAGCCCATGAGCGCGGTGGGCACAGGCGCTGAAGTCGGTCTGCACCCGCACAGCCACTGGAACAACCCCGAGCCTGAAATCGTGCTGGCGGTGAATTCGCGCGGCGAAGTGCAGGGCGCCTCGCTGGGCAATGACGTCAACCTGCGTGACTTTGAAGGGCGCAGCGCGCTGCTGCTGGGTAAGGCCAAGGACAACAACGCTTCATGCGCCATCGGACCTTTCATTCGCCTGCTGGACGACCACTTCACCATGGACGATGTGCGCAGCAGCGAGCTGGCCATGACGGTGACCGGGCCGGAGGGTTTTGAAATGAAAGGCGGCAGTTCGCTGAGCCTGATCAGCCGCGACCCGCTGGACCTGGTGGCCCAGGCGATTGGCGCCAACCACCAGTATCCCGACGGCTTCATGCTGTTTCTGGGCACCATGTTCGCCCCCACGCAGGACCGGCACGGCCCCGGCCAGGGCTTCACCCATGTGGTGGGCGACCTGGTGACGGTGGCGACGCCGCAGCTGGGCAGCCTGGTGAACCGCGTCACCACGTCGGACAAGGCCGCGCCCTGGACTTTTGGCGTCACGGCGCTGATGCAGAGCCTGGCGGGCCGCGGCCTGCTGTAG